In Colias croceus chromosome 26, ilColCroc2.1, one DNA window encodes the following:
- the LOC123703393 gene encoding protein transport protein SEC7-like: protein MHQSQVNVDSNDMRLWVCLVLLLFVSIWEETKSHNFSLSDEDGLDSKSGEGKDSEEGVGNSKSPEVDISSKPIDESKSKSDEDKSKSGEDSKPNSGEDKSKSGEDSKSKSGEDSNSKSGEDSKSKSGEDSKSKSGEDSKSKSGEDSKSKSGEDSKSKSGEDSKSKSVEDSRSKPDEDDDNPWEYDNHSSATSIFVPINLRRNPCVHSEFNSESRVYVETNKKLKNKIQCTLRYDPNMKKHYKDKNKKYIVEAFRVHCWRLAPGVLPTDTNLVSSVNDCSRYKPHFKPIVINVRMSPSQHTKDYDVLLYTRNSRFKADTYCTANQEPKTGIKVKGGKFLSAVYRTMCVRQSP from the exons ATGCATCAATCACAAGTGAATGTTGATTCTAACGACATGCGTCTCTGG gtttGTCTCGTTTTGTTGCTGTTCGTAAGCATTTGGGAGGAAACTAAATCACATAATTTTTCTCTGAGTGACGAGGATGGACTCGATTCAAAGAGTGGCGAAGGAAAAGACTCCGAAGAAGGAGTTGGTAATTCAAAAAGTCCAGAGGTAGATATCAGCTCTAAACCAATAGACGAAAGCAAATCTAAGAGCGACGAAGATAAGTCAAAGAGTGGTGAAGATAGTAAACCTAACAGCGGCGAAGATAAGTCAAAGAGTGGAGAAGACAGTAAGTCGAAAAGTGGAGAAGACAGTAATTCGAAGAGTGGAGAAGACAGTAAGTCGAAGAGTGGAGAAGACAGTAAGTCGAAGAGTGGAGAAGACAGTAAGTCGAAGAGTGGAGAAGACAGTAAGTCGAAGAGTGGAGAAGACAGTAAGTCGAAGAGTGGAGAAGATAGTAAGTCGAAGAGTGTAGAAGACAGTAGATCCAAACCAGATGAAGATGATGATAACCCTTGGGAATATGATAATCATAGTTCTGCTACGTCTATTTTCGTACCAATAAATCTACGTCGTAATCCATGCGTACATTCAGAATTTAATTCAGAAAGCAGAGTGTATGtggaaacaaataaaaaattgaagaaCAAAATACAATGCACGTTGAGATACGATCCGAACATGAAAAAACACTACAAGGATAAAAACAAGAAGTATATCGTAGAGGCGTTCCGCGTGCACTGCTGGCGGCTGGCGCCAGGAGTTCTGCCCACCGACACCAACCTGGTCAGCAGCGTCAACGACTGCAGCAGATACAAACCACACTTCAAGCCTATCGTTATCAACGTCCGGATGAGTCCGTCCCAACACACCAAAGATTACGACGTGTTACTGTACACGCGCAATTCTCGTTTTAAGGCTGACACGTACTGCACGGCGAATCAAGAACCTAAGACTGGAATAAAAGTGAAAGGCGGAAAATTTTTGTCCGCTGTTTACAGAACGATGTGTGTACGACAGAGTCCTTAA
- the LOC123703395 gene encoding uncharacterized protein LOC123703395 encodes MQILVYISCAILVGAAAGSGSGSIPVYVHISLGRSPCNRSIWQDESKLYMQTEDSALRRDIDCSLRYDPDIKGLYKDRHDRYLVDSFVVTCYKASGAVPERYLTSSEDHCAPRERKPQRVKLGISDSDTYENYHVLLYTRHSKLKRNIFCTMNEEPRPEHGWDRRHVVAVYRSSCIRGN; translated from the exons ATGCAAATTTTG GTATATATCAGTTGCGCGATACTGGTCGGGGCGGCGGCCGGATCGGGCTCGGGCTCCATCCCGGTGTACGTGCACATCAGCCTCGGCCGCAGCCCGTGCAACCGCTCCATCTGGCAGGACGAGAGCAAGCTGTACATGCAGACCGAGGACTCGGCCCTGCGCCGCGACATCGACTGCTCGCTGCGCTACGACCCCGACATCAAGGGGCTGTACAAGGACCGCCACGACCGGTACCTGGTGGACTCGTTCGTGGTCACGTGCTACAAGGCGAGCGGCGCCGTGCCCGAGCGCTACCTCACGAGTAGCGAGGACCACTGCGCGCCGCGCGAGCGCAAGCCGCAGCGGGTCAAGCTCGGCATCAGCGACTCCGACACGTACGAGAACTACCACGTGCTGCTGTACACGCGTCACTCCAAGCTCAAGCGCAACATCTTTTGCACCATGAACGAGGAGCCGCGCCCCGAGCACGGCTGGGACCGCCGGCACGTCGTCGCCGTCTACAGGTCCAGTTGTATCAGAGGAAATTAA